Proteins from a single region of Desulfovibrio sp. JC022:
- a CDS encoding twin-arginine translocase TatA/TatE family subunit: protein MFGLGITEILLILGIIILIFGAKKLPEVGSGLGRAIQNFKKASSESDEIDVTPSKDKDKEA, encoded by the coding sequence ATGTTCGGTTTAGGTATAACAGAGATTCTTTTAATTTTGGGTATCATCATCCTGATTTTCGGAGCTAAAAAACTTCCTGAAGTAGGAAGTGGACTGGGCCGCGCAATTCAGAATTTTAAAAAGGCAAGCAGCGAATCTGATGAAATTGATGTAACACCGTCAAAGGACAAAGATAAAGAAGCATAG
- a CDS encoding YggT family protein — MDYVILAVAKVLSLVLNLYMWVVIISALITWVNPDPYNPIVKFLRSVTEPVFAKVRQYLPFVNIGGFDLSPIVVLLAIQMIDIALVGNLTRLAYGM, encoded by the coding sequence ATGGATTACGTGATTCTTGCCGTGGCGAAGGTCCTTTCGCTTGTTCTTAATCTCTATATGTGGGTGGTTATCATTTCCGCCCTGATTACTTGGGTCAATCCTGATCCTTACAATCCCATTGTCAAATTTCTGCGCAGCGTAACAGAGCCTGTTTTCGCCAAAGTGCGCCAGTATCTTCCCTTTGTAAATATCGGTGGATTTGATCTTTCACCCATTGTCGTTCTTTTGGCTATCCAGATGATCGACATAGCTCTGGTGGGCAATCTCACCAGACTCGCTTATGGTATGTAA
- a CDS encoding CDP-alcohol phosphatidyltransferase family protein, whose amino-acid sequence MPSRRIWTIPNLITIFRILLTPGFVIAYLDSNFLAAWLLFMVAGISDGLDGFLARVMKQRTEFGAMIDPLADKILLVTSFICLSAQGVVPVWLTVLAVSRDLIIVGGLFLLKFYGVEVEKRIDPLWTSKITTALQLLVIFSVLSGLAFRLDVSFMRPWLEIVTAVFTFISGAIYLRRGLLMFADEVEKGA is encoded by the coding sequence GTGCCGAGCCGGAGAATCTGGACCATACCCAATCTCATAACCATCTTCAGGATATTGCTGACTCCGGGATTTGTGATTGCATATCTCGACAGCAATTTCCTTGCGGCATGGCTGTTGTTCATGGTTGCCGGGATTTCAGATGGTCTGGACGGTTTTCTGGCCCGGGTAATGAAACAGCGCACTGAGTTCGGGGCCATGATTGATCCCCTTGCTGATAAAATCCTGCTGGTAACTTCCTTTATCTGTCTTTCTGCACAGGGAGTAGTTCCTGTCTGGCTGACTGTCCTTGCCGTTTCCCGTGATCTGATTATTGTCGGCGGTCTGTTTCTGCTTAAATTTTATGGAGTGGAAGTGGAGAAGAGGATTGATCCCCTTTGGACCAGTAAGATTACTACTGCGCTGCAACTGCTGGTTATCTTTTCCGTACTTTCCGGGCTGGCCTTCAGGCTGGATGTGAGCTTTATGCGTCCGTGGCTGGAGATTGTTACCGCTGTCTTCACTTTTATTTCCGGTGCCATTTATCTCAGGCGGGGGCTGCTCATGTTTGCAGACGAAGTGGAGAAAGGGGCATAA
- a CDS encoding HAD family hydrolase, translating into MESIHISPVTPPEVVKEIKGVIFDCDGVLINSFESNKWYYNKFKEKFDLDPMTADEEKFVHAHTHAESLKQILPKEIHEQAFEFCSDPLLKEGINYIQVEDGLSRLLEWLRTHNIRMGINTNRTDTLPLVLQKFDIEGFFSPMVTSTTLPNSKPHPEGVHYILDKWNMKPEEVVYIGDTWVDESCAERAGVEFWAYRSPTLNARFHVDSYWTLCNLLEKARNDVWAGCGCGQQKFI; encoded by the coding sequence ATGGAATCCATACATATCAGCCCGGTAACACCTCCCGAGGTGGTTAAGGAAATCAAAGGTGTAATTTTTGATTGCGACGGGGTCTTGATCAATTCCTTTGAATCCAATAAGTGGTACTACAACAAGTTCAAAGAAAAATTTGATCTTGATCCCATGACCGCTGATGAAGAGAAATTTGTCCATGCCCACACCCATGCGGAATCATTAAAACAAATCTTGCCCAAAGAGATTCATGAACAGGCTTTTGAGTTCTGTTCCGATCCGTTGCTGAAAGAAGGCATCAACTACATTCAGGTTGAAGATGGATTATCTCGTTTGCTCGAATGGCTGAGAACCCACAATATTCGTATGGGTATCAATACCAACCGTACCGATACTCTGCCGTTGGTTCTGCAAAAATTTGATATTGAGGGCTTTTTTTCGCCCATGGTCACTTCGACCACATTACCCAACAGTAAGCCGCACCCTGAAGGCGTTCACTACATTCTCGATAAATGGAATATGAAACCTGAAGAGGTTGTCTATATCGGTGATACCTGGGTGGATGAAAGCTGCGCCGAGCGTGCAGGAGTTGAGTTCTGGGCCTATCGCAGCCCGACACTCAATGCCCGTTTTCATGTGGATAGTTACTGGACTCTTTGTAACCTGCTGGAAAAGGCCCGGAATGATGTTTGGGCCGGTTGCGGTTGCGGTCAGCAAAAGTTTATTTAA